The following are from one region of the Melaminivora suipulveris genome:
- a CDS encoding FtsX-like permease family protein, whose product MAGLFRTLSWQDLRRHPGRSLVAAAAVMLGVALAFAVHLINASALQEFTRATRAAGGQPDVQLRARQGSLPEGLYALVAAAPQVARAAPVLEVATSASRGTDAGGAAGINLPGAVLAADVAPVRLRVVGADALALASMAPGLMPRLAPGADRLALFAPATIFLNASAAQALGLPLGTAAQLQLQVGIQHVAVRVAGSITAGGGPLAVMDIGAAQDLFGRGGELSRIDVLLRAGASRAELERHLAALPGWPSGVLLAEPADSAAQVDQLSRAYRVNLTVLALVALFTGAFLVYSVLALGVARRTPQLALLAVLGATPRQRLLLVLAQAAGLGLAGSAAGIALGAALAALALRVLGGDLGGGYFTGVQPALQWSTPAALLYGALGLAAALAGGWWPALSARRIAPAPALKGVGLVQSRPARAWLGAALVLASGGLALLPPLWGIPLAAYVSVGVLLVGGIALLPWLVQGVLALAMPLARRGPLWLLVLARAQRMRTSAAVAVGGVVAALSLAVALTVMVGSFRTSVDQWLAAVLPAPLYLRAAGSPAGDDAAVFTPAFVQAAARLPEVQRVQPQRVSSVQPDPALPAVALLARPVQPQPAQALPLVGAALPVPAGQIGVYVSEAIVDLYGVRPGQAWPALLESFSPLSGVDKRQVATFFIAGVWRDYVRQHGAIAMDSGDFQRLTGDARASDLALWPAPGADEAAVRTAVLELARSQLGAQAGTLEFTSSGQIRKRSLELFDRSFAVTYWLQAVAIGIGLFGVAASFGAQVLARRKEFGLLAHLGLTRAQILAVVAGEGAAWTAVGALAGTLLGLAVAVVLVHVVNPQSFHWTMELRVPVERLAGLAAAVMVAGTVTAWLAGRAAAGRDAVMAVREDW is encoded by the coding sequence ATGGCCGGCCTGTTTCGTACCCTCTCCTGGCAAGACCTGCGCCGCCACCCCGGCCGCAGCCTGGTCGCCGCCGCGGCCGTGATGCTGGGCGTGGCGCTGGCGTTTGCCGTGCACCTGATCAATGCCTCGGCGCTGCAGGAGTTCACCCGCGCGACGCGTGCGGCGGGCGGTCAGCCCGATGTGCAATTGCGCGCGCGGCAAGGCAGCCTGCCGGAAGGTCTGTATGCGCTGGTGGCCGCCGCGCCGCAGGTGGCGCGCGCCGCGCCGGTATTGGAGGTGGCGACCAGTGCATCGCGCGGCACCGATGCCGGCGGCGCGGCAGGTATCAACCTCCCCGGCGCCGTGCTCGCCGCCGATGTCGCACCCGTTCGCTTGCGCGTTGTCGGCGCCGACGCGCTGGCGCTGGCGTCCATGGCGCCTGGGCTGATGCCGCGCCTTGCCCCGGGCGCCGACCGGCTCGCGCTGTTCGCGCCGGCGACCATCTTCCTGAATGCATCGGCAGCGCAGGCGCTGGGCCTGCCGCTGGGCACTGCAGCGCAGCTTCAATTGCAAGTCGGCATCCAGCACGTGGCGGTGCGCGTGGCCGGCAGCATTACCGCAGGCGGCGGGCCGCTGGCGGTCATGGACATTGGCGCGGCGCAGGACCTGTTCGGCCGCGGCGGCGAGCTGTCGCGCATCGACGTGCTGCTGCGCGCGGGCGCCAGCCGCGCCGAGCTGGAGCGCCACCTGGCCGCCCTGCCCGGCTGGCCAAGCGGCGTGCTGCTGGCCGAGCCGGCCGACAGCGCCGCGCAGGTGGATCAGCTCTCGCGCGCCTACCGCGTCAATCTGACGGTGCTGGCGCTGGTGGCGCTGTTCACCGGCGCCTTCCTGGTCTATTCGGTGCTGGCGCTGGGCGTGGCGCGGCGCACGCCGCAGCTCGCCCTGCTGGCCGTGCTGGGAGCCACGCCGCGCCAGCGCCTGCTGCTGGTGCTGGCGCAGGCAGCAGGACTGGGCTTGGCCGGCAGCGCCGCCGGCATCGCCCTGGGCGCGGCGCTGGCGGCGCTGGCGCTGCGCGTGCTGGGGGGCGATCTGGGCGGGGGCTACTTCACCGGCGTGCAGCCAGCGCTGCAGTGGAGCACGCCCGCGGCGCTGCTGTACGGCGCGCTGGGTTTGGCCGCAGCGCTGGCGGGCGGCTGGTGGCCAGCGCTCTCCGCACGGCGCATCGCCCCGGCGCCCGCGCTCAAGGGCGTGGGCCTGGTGCAGTCGCGCCCGGCGCGCGCCTGGCTGGGCGCGGCGCTGGTGCTGGCTTCAGGGGGCCTGGCGCTGCTGCCGCCGCTGTGGGGCATTCCGCTGGCGGCGTATGTTTCGGTCGGCGTGCTGTTGGTGGGCGGCATCGCTCTGCTGCCGTGGCTGGTGCAGGGCGTGCTGGCGCTGGCCATGCCGCTGGCGCGGCGCGGCCCGTTGTGGCTGTTGGTGCTGGCGCGCGCCCAGCGCATGCGCACCAGCGCCGCCGTGGCCGTGGGCGGCGTGGTGGCGGCGCTCAGCCTGGCGGTGGCGCTCACGGTGATGGTCGGCAGCTTTCGCACCTCGGTGGACCAGTGGCTCGCCGCCGTGCTGCCTGCGCCGCTGTACCTGCGCGCGGCCGGCAGCCCGGCGGGCGACGACGCGGCCGTGTTCACGCCCGCCTTCGTGCAGGCCGCCGCGCGTCTGCCCGAGGTGCAGCGCGTGCAGCCCCAGCGCGTCAGCAGCGTGCAACCCGACCCTGCGTTGCCCGCCGTGGCGCTGCTGGCGCGGCCCGTGCAGCCGCAGCCGGCGCAGGCGCTGCCCCTGGTCGGCGCAGCGCTGCCGGTGCCGGCCGGGCAGATCGGCGTGTACGTGAGCGAGGCCATCGTGGACCTGTACGGCGTGCGGCCTGGGCAGGCCTGGCCGGCACTTCTTGAGTCTTTTAGCCCGTTATCCGGCGTGGATAAAAGACAAGTAGCTACATTTTTCATAGCTGGCGTGTGGCGCGACTATGTGCGCCAGCACGGCGCCATCGCCATGGACAGCGGCGATTTTCAGCGCCTCACCGGCGACGCCCGCGCCAGCGATCTGGCGCTGTGGCCCGCGCCCGGCGCCGATGAAGCGGCAGTGCGCACGGCCGTGCTGGAGCTGGCGCGCAGCCAATTGGGCGCGCAGGCTGGCACGCTGGAATTCACCTCGTCCGGGCAGATCCGCAAGCGCTCGCTAGAGTTGTTCGACCGCAGCTTTGCCGTGACCTACTGGCTGCAGGCCGTGGCGATTGGCATCGGCCTGTTCGGCGTGGCGGCCAGCTTTGGCGCGCAGGTGCTGGCGCGGCGCAAGGAGTTCGGGCTGCTGGCCCACCTGGGCCTGACCCGCGCGCAAATCCTCGCCGTGGTCGCCGGCGAAGGCGCCGCCTGGACAGCCGTGGGCGCGCTGGCCGGCACGCTGCTGGGGCTGGCGGTGGCGGTGGTGCTGGTGCATGTGGTGAACCCGCAGAGTTTTCACTGGACGATGGAGCTTCGGGTGCCGGTGGAGCGGCTTGCGGGGTTGGCTGCGGCCGTGATGGTGGCGGGGACGGTGACGGCGTGGCTGGCGGGAAGGGCTGCGGCGGGGCGGGATG